From Streptomyces sp. TLI_235, a single genomic window includes:
- a CDS encoding transcription factor WhiB — translation MTRFVRRGLRGTAHPHLTARPTGSLAVEIVPSPDGDLRGAACQGVDPNLFYAEPDVDDPDADPAASEFAVRRAKMVCAGCPVRQMCLALALDRNEPYGIFGGLTADERRTLKREAAKAARKAGAA, via the coding sequence ATGACCCGCTTCGTCCGTCGCGGCCTGCGCGGCACCGCCCACCCGCACCTGACCGCCCGACCGACCGGCTCGCTGGCCGTGGAGATCGTCCCGTCCCCGGACGGCGACCTGCGCGGCGCCGCCTGCCAGGGCGTGGACCCGAACCTGTTCTACGCCGAGCCCGACGTGGACGACCCGGACGCCGACCCGGCGGCCAGTGAGTTCGCGGTCCGCCGGGCGAAGATGGTGTGCGCCGGCTGCCCGGTGCGGCAGATGTGTCTGGCCCTCGCCCTGGACCGCAATGAGCCGTACGGCATCTTCGGCGGGCTCACCGCCGACGAGCGCCGCACCCTCAAGCGCGAGGCCGCCAAGGCCGCCCGGAAGGCCGGGGCGGCGTGA
- a CDS encoding regulatory GntR family protein translates to MTLVQDERAPYVQVADILRAEIASGVYEPGAKLPSVKKLAERFGIAEMTVHSGLRVLREEGLIVASPGRGTFVRRDVDPKALDVVATSAAGGDIRSQVEHLASQVEQLVARVAELERRVVGSSVPD, encoded by the coding sequence ATGACTCTTGTGCAGGATGAGCGGGCGCCGTACGTGCAGGTGGCGGACATCCTCCGGGCAGAGATCGCCTCGGGGGTGTACGAGCCCGGCGCGAAGCTGCCTTCCGTGAAGAAGCTTGCGGAGCGGTTCGGAATCGCCGAGATGACCGTGCACAGCGGTCTGCGGGTGCTCCGCGAGGAAGGGCTGATCGTGGCTAGCCCGGGCCGCGGCACCTTCGTTCGACGTGACGTGGACCCGAAGGCGCTTGACGTGGTCGCCACCTCGGCGGCGGGTGGCGATATTCGGAGCCAGGTGGAACATCTCGCCTCCCAGGTGGAGCAGTTGGTTGCGCGGGTTGCGGAACTTGAACGGCGAGTAGTCGGTTCGTCCGTTCCTGACTAA